One Megalopta genalis isolate 19385.01 chromosome 11, iyMegGena1_principal, whole genome shotgun sequence genomic region harbors:
- the eIF3b gene encoding eukaryotic translation initiation factor 3 subunit B isoform X2 codes for MVKKTLADKTPQNEDSVKNNDDLLNDDEEANFSDPEGFVDDITDEELLGDILKQKPSETDGVESVIVIDGVPQVEPERLEKLQSVISKVLGKFGTIVNQYYPKNENGHTKGYIFLEYNNPLNALAAAQSVNNYKIDKQHTFKVNLFTDFKKFEEISEEWEPPKPQPFKAATDLHYYLLEPDAYDQFCVLCGNGPSVTVQVWQNSAPEPTLLEERSRWTETYVKWSPLGTYLSTFHKLGVALWGGPPFLQQAKFGQKGVECIDFSPCERYVVTYTPRTDLGSDQKRLVIWDILTVQEKRSFQADGSSVWPIFRWSYDDKYLARMGEDILSVYETPSFGLLDKRSIKIPGIRDFSWSPTDNILAYWVPEDKDVPARVTLLEIPNRNEIRNKNLFNVADCKIYWQKSGDYLCVKVDRFAKRKEKTEQKYTGMSYNFEIFHMREKQIPVDSVEIKEPIHAFAWEPVGSKFAIIHGEIPSVNVSFYEVRYGHQPALLKKLEKKACNHLFWSPSGQFIVLAGLTTMAGALEFIDTNDFTIMNSTDHYQTSDVEWDPTGRYVVTAVSSWKTSVDNGYWIWTFQGRILKRVNLNQFNQLLWRPRPPTLLTPEQIKEIKKNLKKYSAQFESKDRMRLTRASKELIEKRCAAMKSFEEYRSQRIQEWNNQKKRRLELRNNIDTDELDSDSKNVEEEVIEFFVKEETFVIDDK; via the exons ATGGTGAAGAAAACGTTGGCGGACAAAACGCCTCAAAACGAAGATTCTGTGAAAAATAATGACGATTTATTAAACGACGACGAAGAGGCAAATTTCAGTGACCCTGAAGGATTTGTCGACGATATCACTGATGAAG AACTTCTTGGTGACATACTGAAGCAAAAACCATCAGAGACAGATGGTGTGGAATCAGTGATTGTCATCGACGGTGTTCCTCAAGTTGAACCAGAAAGATTAGAAAAACTTCAATCGGTCATTAGCAAAGTCTTAGGAAAATTTGGTACAATAGTAAACCAATACTATCctaaaaatgaaaatggacaCACAAAAGG ATACATATTTTTAGAGTACAATAATCCTCTAAATGCCTTAGCAGCTGCTCAATCTgtaaataattacaaaattgatAAACAACACACATTTAAAGTAAATTTATTTACTGACTTCAAGAAGTTCGAGGAGATTTCAGAAGAATGGGAACCTCCCAAACCACAGCCATTCAAAGCAGCAACAGACTTACATTACTATCTTCTAGAACCAGATGCTTACGATCAGTTTTGTGTACTTTGTGGTAATGGCCCCTCTGTTACTGTTCAGGTTTGGCAGAATTCTGCTCCTGAACCAACATTACTTGAAGAACGTTCT CGTTGGACCGAGACTTACGTCAAATGGTCTCCACTGGGAACATATTTGTCAACATTTCACAAACTCGGTGTCGCATTGTGGGGAGGTCCACCATTTTTACAACAAGCGAAATTCGGTCAGAAAGGTGTTGAATGCATTGATTTTTCACCTTGTGAACGTTATGTAGTAACTTACACTCCTCGCACTGATCTTGGTTCTGATCAGAAGCGACTCGTAATTTGGGATATTTTGACCGTTCAGGAAAAACGTTCATTTCAAGCAGACGGTTCCTCCGTGTGGCCCATCTTCCGATGGTCATATGATGACAAATATCTTGCTCGCATGGGAGAAGATATCTTGAGTGTCTATGAAACACCG TCATTTGGATTGTTAGACAAGAGAAGTATAAAGATCCCTGGAATCAGAGATTTCAGTTGGTCTCCTACAGATAATATCCTTGCCTACTGGGTACCTGAAGATAAAGATGTTCCAGCTAGAGTGACCCTTCTCGAAATTCCAAA ccGTAATGAAATACGTAACAAGAACTTGTTTAACGTGGCCGACTGTAAAATTTATTGGCAGAAGTCTGGGGATTATCTTTGCGTGAAAGTAGATCGTTTCGCCAAACGTAAAGAAAAAACGGAGCAGAAGTACACG GGTATGTCGTACAACTTCGAAATCTTCCACATGAGGGAAAAACAAATTCCAGTCGACAGTGTGGAAATTAAAGAACCGATTCATGCCTTTGCTTGGGAACCTGTTGGAAGCAAATTCGCCATTATTCATGGAGAGATTCCTAGCGTTAATGTTAGTTTCTATGAAGTACGGTACGGTCATCAGCCTGCTCTTCTCA AGAAATTGGAGAAGAAAGCTTGCAATCATTTATTCTGGTCGCCTTCCGGTCAATTTATTGTTCTCGCGGGGTTAACAACCATGGCAGGCGCTTTGGAGTTTATtgacactaatgattttacTATCATGAACTCTACAGACCATTATCAAACGTCTGACGTAGAATGGGATCCTACCGGACG ATATGTTGTAACAGCCGTTTCTAGTTGGAAGACCAGTGTTGATAATGGATACTGGATATGGACTTTCCAGGGACGTATCTTAAAGAGGGTTAATCTTAACCAATTCAACCAACTGTTATGGCGTCCAAGACCACCAACATTGTTGACACCGGAACAAATTAAGGAGATCAAAAAGAATTTGAAGAAATATTCCGCTCAATTCGAAAGCAAAGATCGCATGCGATTAACGCGTGCCTCGAAG GAATTAATTGAGAAACGATGTGCAGCGATGAAGTCATTCGAAGAATACAGATCGCAGCGCATACAAGAATGGAACAACCAGAAGAAACGACGTTTAGAACTACGCAATA ATATCGATACAGATGAGTTAGATTCTGATTCGAAGAATGTGGAAGAAGAAGTAATCGAATTTTTCGTCAAAGAAGAGACATTCGTTATCGACGACAAATAA
- the eIF3b gene encoding eukaryotic translation initiation factor 3 subunit B isoform X1: protein MVKKTLADKTPQNEDSVKNNDDLLNDDEEANFSDPEGFVDDITDEELLGDILKQKPSETDGVESVIVIDGVPQVEPERLEKLQSVISKVLGKFGTIVNQYYPKNENGHTKGYIFLEYNNPLNALAAAQSVNNYKIDKQHTFKVNLFTDFKKFEEISEEWEPPKPQPFKAATDLHYYLLEPDAYDQFCVLCGNGPSVTVQVWQNSAPEPTLLEERSRWTETYVKWSPLGTYLSTFHKLGVALWGGPPFLQQAKFGQKGVECIDFSPCERYVVTYTPRTDLGSDQKRLVIWDILTVQEKRSFQADGSSVWPIFRWSYDDKYLARMGEDILSVYETPSFGLLDKRSIKIPGIRDFSWSPTDNILAYWVPEDKDVPARVTLLEIPNRNEIRNKNLFNVADCKIYWQKSGDYLCVKVDRFAKRKEKTEQKYTVYYQGMSYNFEIFHMREKQIPVDSVEIKEPIHAFAWEPVGSKFAIIHGEIPSVNVSFYEVRYGHQPALLKKLEKKACNHLFWSPSGQFIVLAGLTTMAGALEFIDTNDFTIMNSTDHYQTSDVEWDPTGRYVVTAVSSWKTSVDNGYWIWTFQGRILKRVNLNQFNQLLWRPRPPTLLTPEQIKEIKKNLKKYSAQFESKDRMRLTRASKELIEKRCAAMKSFEEYRSQRIQEWNNQKKRRLELRNNIDTDELDSDSKNVEEEVIEFFVKEETFVIDDK, encoded by the exons ATGGTGAAGAAAACGTTGGCGGACAAAACGCCTCAAAACGAAGATTCTGTGAAAAATAATGACGATTTATTAAACGACGACGAAGAGGCAAATTTCAGTGACCCTGAAGGATTTGTCGACGATATCACTGATGAAG AACTTCTTGGTGACATACTGAAGCAAAAACCATCAGAGACAGATGGTGTGGAATCAGTGATTGTCATCGACGGTGTTCCTCAAGTTGAACCAGAAAGATTAGAAAAACTTCAATCGGTCATTAGCAAAGTCTTAGGAAAATTTGGTACAATAGTAAACCAATACTATCctaaaaatgaaaatggacaCACAAAAGG ATACATATTTTTAGAGTACAATAATCCTCTAAATGCCTTAGCAGCTGCTCAATCTgtaaataattacaaaattgatAAACAACACACATTTAAAGTAAATTTATTTACTGACTTCAAGAAGTTCGAGGAGATTTCAGAAGAATGGGAACCTCCCAAACCACAGCCATTCAAAGCAGCAACAGACTTACATTACTATCTTCTAGAACCAGATGCTTACGATCAGTTTTGTGTACTTTGTGGTAATGGCCCCTCTGTTACTGTTCAGGTTTGGCAGAATTCTGCTCCTGAACCAACATTACTTGAAGAACGTTCT CGTTGGACCGAGACTTACGTCAAATGGTCTCCACTGGGAACATATTTGTCAACATTTCACAAACTCGGTGTCGCATTGTGGGGAGGTCCACCATTTTTACAACAAGCGAAATTCGGTCAGAAAGGTGTTGAATGCATTGATTTTTCACCTTGTGAACGTTATGTAGTAACTTACACTCCTCGCACTGATCTTGGTTCTGATCAGAAGCGACTCGTAATTTGGGATATTTTGACCGTTCAGGAAAAACGTTCATTTCAAGCAGACGGTTCCTCCGTGTGGCCCATCTTCCGATGGTCATATGATGACAAATATCTTGCTCGCATGGGAGAAGATATCTTGAGTGTCTATGAAACACCG TCATTTGGATTGTTAGACAAGAGAAGTATAAAGATCCCTGGAATCAGAGATTTCAGTTGGTCTCCTACAGATAATATCCTTGCCTACTGGGTACCTGAAGATAAAGATGTTCCAGCTAGAGTGACCCTTCTCGAAATTCCAAA ccGTAATGAAATACGTAACAAGAACTTGTTTAACGTGGCCGACTGTAAAATTTATTGGCAGAAGTCTGGGGATTATCTTTGCGTGAAAGTAGATCGTTTCGCCAAACGTAAAGAAAAAACGGAGCAGAAGTACACG GTTTATTACCAGGGTATGTCGTACAACTTCGAAATCTTCCACATGAGGGAAAAACAAATTCCAGTCGACAGTGTGGAAATTAAAGAACCGATTCATGCCTTTGCTTGGGAACCTGTTGGAAGCAAATTCGCCATTATTCATGGAGAGATTCCTAGCGTTAATGTTAGTTTCTATGAAGTACGGTACGGTCATCAGCCTGCTCTTCTCA AGAAATTGGAGAAGAAAGCTTGCAATCATTTATTCTGGTCGCCTTCCGGTCAATTTATTGTTCTCGCGGGGTTAACAACCATGGCAGGCGCTTTGGAGTTTATtgacactaatgattttacTATCATGAACTCTACAGACCATTATCAAACGTCTGACGTAGAATGGGATCCTACCGGACG ATATGTTGTAACAGCCGTTTCTAGTTGGAAGACCAGTGTTGATAATGGATACTGGATATGGACTTTCCAGGGACGTATCTTAAAGAGGGTTAATCTTAACCAATTCAACCAACTGTTATGGCGTCCAAGACCACCAACATTGTTGACACCGGAACAAATTAAGGAGATCAAAAAGAATTTGAAGAAATATTCCGCTCAATTCGAAAGCAAAGATCGCATGCGATTAACGCGTGCCTCGAAG GAATTAATTGAGAAACGATGTGCAGCGATGAAGTCATTCGAAGAATACAGATCGCAGCGCATACAAGAATGGAACAACCAGAAGAAACGACGTTTAGAACTACGCAATA ATATCGATACAGATGAGTTAGATTCTGATTCGAAGAATGTGGAAGAAGAAGTAATCGAATTTTTCGTCAAAGAAGAGACATTCGTTATCGACGACAAATAA
- the PGS1 gene encoding phosphatidylglycerophosphate synthase 1 isoform X2 — MHSVIWKNFKRFPSKKLLTSNNTDIKIHNESLVKRNIIQIAMLDEEKIFEDEMAQPEFHALSWLYKVAPCFPVDGSKIKIIHEPGIFYSCLVEKCKNAKKRITFASLYLGTGKLESDLVEAIDKALSLSNGNIEVKLLFDYMRGSRGKLNSCKMLQPLLNGKYGHCCQIFLYHTPKLRGILKMIIPVRFNELVGLQHMKLYMIDNDLIISGQDRYFLIEDCKELCDFYNELVEKVGEFSFVLKQDGTTVLNSTKNIHPFKDKPVKFIEEAARSVKALFLKEFEKRSNVEKISKDSNADTWIFPLIQMGQLNIYHDSYITLKLLETAQPGATLRLATGYFNLTSEYSDALLKDCQGTCHLLTAHPTANGFFSAKGVAGGIPAAYTKIEESFIKRCTNMGQEDRIKLWEFIKPGWTYHAKGLWYSLPGQKTPSLTLIGSPNFGYRSVSKDLETQIAVITKNRKLQSELQKEYERLFASAKPVTKGTFTEQNRIPPTWVCAAVAVFRYYF, encoded by the exons ATGCATAGCGTGATCTGGAAAAATTTTAAACG GTTTCCTTCGAAGAAGCTGTTAACCAGTAATAATACAGATATTAAGATTCACAACGAATCCCTTGTCAAAAGAAATATCATACAGATTGCTATGCTAGACGAGGAGAAAATTTTCGAAGATGAGATGGCACAACCCGAATTTCATGCATTATCTTGGTTGTACAAAGTTGCGCCTTGTTTTCCTGTAGACGGATCTAAG ATTAAAATAATTCATGAACCAGGCATATTTTATTCATGTCTTGTGGAAAAGTGTAAGAATGCAAAGAAGAGAATAACATTTGCATCGCTATACCTAGGCACAGGAAAATTAGAATCAGATTTA gtAGAAGCCATAGATAAAGCTTTAAGTTTGAGTAATGGTaatattgaagttaaacttttGTTTGATTACATGAGAGGATCTAGAGGTAAATTAAATTCGTGTAAAATGTTGCAACCCTTGCTTAACGGTAAATATGGTCATTGCTGTCAGATATTCCTGTATCATACCCCTAAGTTACGAGGTATCTTAAAGATGATAATCCCAGTCCGCTTCAATGAATTAGTAGGATTGCAACATATGAAATTATACATGATAGATAATGATCTGATAATTAGTGG ACAAGATCGGTATTTTCTAATAGAGGACTGCAAAGAGCTTTGTGATTTTTATAACGAACTCGTTGAGAAAGTAGGAGAATTCAGTTTTGTCCTCAAACAGGATGGTACCACAGTATTAAATTCGACCAAAAATATTCACCCCTTTAAAGACAAACCAGTAAAATTCATTGAAGAAGCTGCACGTAGTGTAAAAGCTCTATTTCTCAAGGAATTTGAAAAACGTTCCAATGTTGAAAAAATAT CCAAAGATTCGAATGCGGACACATGGATTTTTCCGTTGATACAAATGGGTCAATTAAACATTTACCATGACAGTTATATTACATTAAAGCTTCTAGAAACAGCACAACCAGGTGCCACGCTTAGGCTTGCGACAGGCTATTTTAATTTAACTTCGGAATACAGTGATGCATTACTTAAAGATTGTCAAGGAACGTGCCACCTGTTAACAGCACATCCAACTGCCAATGGCTTTTTCT CTGCAAAAGGAGTGGCTGGCGGTATTCCAGCAGCGTATACAAAAATAGAGGAATCATTCATCAAACGTTGCACTAACATGGGCCAAGAAGATAGGATCAAACTGTGGGAATTTATAAAACCAGGCTGGACATACCACGCAAAAGGATTATGGTATTCCCTGCCTGGTCAAAAAACACCGAGTCTAACGCTTATCGGATCGCCCAATTTTG GGTACAGATCGGTAAGCAAAGATTTGGAAACTCAAATTGCTGTAATAACAAAAAATCGAAAATTACAAAGTGAATTGCAAAAAGAATACGAACGATTATTTGCATCTGCAAAACCCGTAACGAAAGGAACATTTACTGAGCAAAATAGAATTCCTCCAACCTGGGTTTGCGCTGCCGTAGCTGTATTTAGATACTATTTCTAA
- the PGS1 gene encoding phosphatidylglycerophosphate synthase 1 isoform X3, with protein MLDEEKIFEDEMAQPEFHALSWLYKVAPCFPVDGSKIKIIHEPGIFYSCLVEKCKNAKKRITFASLYLGTGKLESDLVEAIDKALSLSNGNIEVKLLFDYMRGSRGKLNSCKMLQPLLNGKYGHCCQIFLYHTPKLRGILKMIIPVRFNELVGLQHMKLYMIDNDLIISGANLSNDYFTNRQDRYFLIEDCKELCDFYNELVEKVGEFSFVLKQDGTTVLNSTKNIHPFKDKPVKFIEEAARSVKALFLKEFEKRSNVEKISKDSNADTWIFPLIQMGQLNIYHDSYITLKLLETAQPGATLRLATGYFNLTSEYSDALLKDCQGTCHLLTAHPTANGFFSAKGVAGGIPAAYTKIEESFIKRCTNMGQEDRIKLWEFIKPGWTYHAKGLWYSLPGQKTPSLTLIGSPNFGYRSVSKDLETQIAVITKNRKLQSELQKEYERLFASAKPVTKGTFTEQNRIPPTWVCAAVAVFRYYF; from the exons ATGCTAGACGAGGAGAAAATTTTCGAAGATGAGATGGCACAACCCGAATTTCATGCATTATCTTGGTTGTACAAAGTTGCGCCTTGTTTTCCTGTAGACGGATCTAAG ATTAAAATAATTCATGAACCAGGCATATTTTATTCATGTCTTGTGGAAAAGTGTAAGAATGCAAAGAAGAGAATAACATTTGCATCGCTATACCTAGGCACAGGAAAATTAGAATCAGATTTA gtAGAAGCCATAGATAAAGCTTTAAGTTTGAGTAATGGTaatattgaagttaaacttttGTTTGATTACATGAGAGGATCTAGAGGTAAATTAAATTCGTGTAAAATGTTGCAACCCTTGCTTAACGGTAAATATGGTCATTGCTGTCAGATATTCCTGTATCATACCCCTAAGTTACGAGGTATCTTAAAGATGATAATCCCAGTCCGCTTCAATGAATTAGTAGGATTGCAACATATGAAATTATACATGATAGATAATGATCTGATAATTAGTGG TGCTAATCTTAGTAATGATTACTTCACAAACAGACAAGATCGGTATTTTCTAATAGAGGACTGCAAAGAGCTTTGTGATTTTTATAACGAACTCGTTGAGAAAGTAGGAGAATTCAGTTTTGTCCTCAAACAGGATGGTACCACAGTATTAAATTCGACCAAAAATATTCACCCCTTTAAAGACAAACCAGTAAAATTCATTGAAGAAGCTGCACGTAGTGTAAAAGCTCTATTTCTCAAGGAATTTGAAAAACGTTCCAATGTTGAAAAAATAT CCAAAGATTCGAATGCGGACACATGGATTTTTCCGTTGATACAAATGGGTCAATTAAACATTTACCATGACAGTTATATTACATTAAAGCTTCTAGAAACAGCACAACCAGGTGCCACGCTTAGGCTTGCGACAGGCTATTTTAATTTAACTTCGGAATACAGTGATGCATTACTTAAAGATTGTCAAGGAACGTGCCACCTGTTAACAGCACATCCAACTGCCAATGGCTTTTTCT CTGCAAAAGGAGTGGCTGGCGGTATTCCAGCAGCGTATACAAAAATAGAGGAATCATTCATCAAACGTTGCACTAACATGGGCCAAGAAGATAGGATCAAACTGTGGGAATTTATAAAACCAGGCTGGACATACCACGCAAAAGGATTATGGTATTCCCTGCCTGGTCAAAAAACACCGAGTCTAACGCTTATCGGATCGCCCAATTTTG GGTACAGATCGGTAAGCAAAGATTTGGAAACTCAAATTGCTGTAATAACAAAAAATCGAAAATTACAAAGTGAATTGCAAAAAGAATACGAACGATTATTTGCATCTGCAAAACCCGTAACGAAAGGAACATTTACTGAGCAAAATAGAATTCCTCCAACCTGGGTTTGCGCTGCCGTAGCTGTATTTAGATACTATTTCTAA
- the PGS1 gene encoding phosphatidylglycerophosphate synthase 1 isoform X1, with amino-acid sequence MHSVIWKNFKRFPSKKLLTSNNTDIKIHNESLVKRNIIQIAMLDEEKIFEDEMAQPEFHALSWLYKVAPCFPVDGSKIKIIHEPGIFYSCLVEKCKNAKKRITFASLYLGTGKLESDLVEAIDKALSLSNGNIEVKLLFDYMRGSRGKLNSCKMLQPLLNGKYGHCCQIFLYHTPKLRGILKMIIPVRFNELVGLQHMKLYMIDNDLIISGANLSNDYFTNRQDRYFLIEDCKELCDFYNELVEKVGEFSFVLKQDGTTVLNSTKNIHPFKDKPVKFIEEAARSVKALFLKEFEKRSNVEKISKDSNADTWIFPLIQMGQLNIYHDSYITLKLLETAQPGATLRLATGYFNLTSEYSDALLKDCQGTCHLLTAHPTANGFFSAKGVAGGIPAAYTKIEESFIKRCTNMGQEDRIKLWEFIKPGWTYHAKGLWYSLPGQKTPSLTLIGSPNFGYRSVSKDLETQIAVITKNRKLQSELQKEYERLFASAKPVTKGTFTEQNRIPPTWVCAAVAVFRYYF; translated from the exons ATGCATAGCGTGATCTGGAAAAATTTTAAACG GTTTCCTTCGAAGAAGCTGTTAACCAGTAATAATACAGATATTAAGATTCACAACGAATCCCTTGTCAAAAGAAATATCATACAGATTGCTATGCTAGACGAGGAGAAAATTTTCGAAGATGAGATGGCACAACCCGAATTTCATGCATTATCTTGGTTGTACAAAGTTGCGCCTTGTTTTCCTGTAGACGGATCTAAG ATTAAAATAATTCATGAACCAGGCATATTTTATTCATGTCTTGTGGAAAAGTGTAAGAATGCAAAGAAGAGAATAACATTTGCATCGCTATACCTAGGCACAGGAAAATTAGAATCAGATTTA gtAGAAGCCATAGATAAAGCTTTAAGTTTGAGTAATGGTaatattgaagttaaacttttGTTTGATTACATGAGAGGATCTAGAGGTAAATTAAATTCGTGTAAAATGTTGCAACCCTTGCTTAACGGTAAATATGGTCATTGCTGTCAGATATTCCTGTATCATACCCCTAAGTTACGAGGTATCTTAAAGATGATAATCCCAGTCCGCTTCAATGAATTAGTAGGATTGCAACATATGAAATTATACATGATAGATAATGATCTGATAATTAGTGG TGCTAATCTTAGTAATGATTACTTCACAAACAGACAAGATCGGTATTTTCTAATAGAGGACTGCAAAGAGCTTTGTGATTTTTATAACGAACTCGTTGAGAAAGTAGGAGAATTCAGTTTTGTCCTCAAACAGGATGGTACCACAGTATTAAATTCGACCAAAAATATTCACCCCTTTAAAGACAAACCAGTAAAATTCATTGAAGAAGCTGCACGTAGTGTAAAAGCTCTATTTCTCAAGGAATTTGAAAAACGTTCCAATGTTGAAAAAATAT CCAAAGATTCGAATGCGGACACATGGATTTTTCCGTTGATACAAATGGGTCAATTAAACATTTACCATGACAGTTATATTACATTAAAGCTTCTAGAAACAGCACAACCAGGTGCCACGCTTAGGCTTGCGACAGGCTATTTTAATTTAACTTCGGAATACAGTGATGCATTACTTAAAGATTGTCAAGGAACGTGCCACCTGTTAACAGCACATCCAACTGCCAATGGCTTTTTCT CTGCAAAAGGAGTGGCTGGCGGTATTCCAGCAGCGTATACAAAAATAGAGGAATCATTCATCAAACGTTGCACTAACATGGGCCAAGAAGATAGGATCAAACTGTGGGAATTTATAAAACCAGGCTGGACATACCACGCAAAAGGATTATGGTATTCCCTGCCTGGTCAAAAAACACCGAGTCTAACGCTTATCGGATCGCCCAATTTTG GGTACAGATCGGTAAGCAAAGATTTGGAAACTCAAATTGCTGTAATAACAAAAAATCGAAAATTACAAAGTGAATTGCAAAAAGAATACGAACGATTATTTGCATCTGCAAAACCCGTAACGAAAGGAACATTTACTGAGCAAAATAGAATTCCTCCAACCTGGGTTTGCGCTGCCGTAGCTGTATTTAGATACTATTTCTAA